One region of Dehalococcoidia bacterium genomic DNA includes:
- a CDS encoding DUF2007 domain-containing protein yields MADWAFLETAPDQLTAEMWLEQLRQAGIAAMIRPSDAVSFLGIAGFGCRVLVPARDLEHAREVLGIEEEEAAR; encoded by the coding sequence ATGGCCGACTGGGCGTTTCTGGAGACGGCGCCCGACCAGCTTACGGCGGAGATGTGGCTTGAGCAGCTCAGGCAGGCCGGCATCGCGGCCATGATCCGGCCATCAGATGCCGTCTCCTTCCTGGGCATAGCCGGCTTCGGCTGCCGCGTGCTCGTGCCCGCGCGAGACCTGGAGCACGCGCGCGAGGTGCTCGGGATCGAGGAGGAGGAGGCAGCGCGCTGA
- a CDS encoding GrpB family protein — MADYDPNWPLLYAEEERWLRREWSGALGDVHHVGSTAVPGLAAKPIIDILVLLDRLPLSREEIEAAVSRGYEYRGEQGIGGREYFSRRDAPAAHIHAFHRDHPEGRLMLAFRDYLGAHAEAAREYEALKRRLAVEYAGNRPGYTDAKEPFVRQMLRLDAEAKRR; from the coding sequence ATCGCGGACTACGACCCCAACTGGCCGCTCCTCTACGCCGAAGAGGAGCGCTGGCTCCGCCGGGAGTGGTCAGGCGCTCTGGGTGATGTGCACCATGTCGGGTCCACTGCCGTGCCCGGACTTGCGGCCAAGCCCATCATCGACATCCTGGTCCTCTTGGACCGCCTCCCCCTTTCCCGGGAGGAGATCGAGGCAGCGGTCAGCCGCGGCTACGAGTATCGAGGAGAGCAGGGCATCGGCGGCCGCGAGTACTTCAGCCGCAGGGATGCGCCCGCGGCTCACATCCATGCCTTCCACCGCGACCACCCGGAAGGCCGCCTGATGCTAGCCTTCAGGGACTACCTCGGGGCGCACGCCGAAGCCGCGCGCGAGTACGAAGCTCTGAAGCGCCGCCTGGCTGTGGAGTACGCCGGCAATCGCCCCGGCTACACGGATGCCAAGGAGCCGTTCGTGCGGCAGATGCTGCGGCTCGACGCGGAGGCCAAGCGGCGCTGA